CTCATGGAGTTCTGGGGAGAAAGTCCCTCTCTTAAGCACTGATGTGAATGCTATTAGGCAAGGATGAGAGTTGGCTGCACAAACTCTAGTGGCTAAAAGCCAGGTGGGTTAGGGGTGGGGTTACAGGTCAGAGGGGGTTGGTTCAGAGGGTAAAGGGGTCAGAGGGGTGGGAAGATTTTGAGGGGGTGCGGGGTGAAGACTTACGCAGCGTTGTGGGCCCTCCCCCGCGCGGGGCCGCCGCGGCCCTTACCCTTGTGCAGTACGGCGTTGGCCGGCTTGTTCCCCGCCAGCGACTCCTTGGAGAGGTGCTGGTGGCTCTCAGCCAGGCACTCGGCCTCGGCGAAGCGGGCGTGGAGGGCCATGGCGGGGTGCGCCGGCTCCTGTGATAGGTTCAGGTAGGCCGCCCGCCGAAGCTGCTCCTCTATCACCAGCGCCTGCTCCAggagctgagggggagggggagaggagtgaGTGCAGGGTCTGCCAGCAGTGGGTGAGTGGACAGTGGGCCAGACTGGAGACCACACTGCTCACTGCTGACCCAGGGCATCCCCACTCCACACCAATACCGACCCTAGCACCAACCCCGATCCAGACCACAGTCACAGACCCAAGCTTACACCCCAGTCTGGGCCTCAAGCATCACCACCACCTCAAGGTGTTAACCTTCCCTACAGTCCAACCAGAGGGGGCCCACCTCTCACCCAAGCCCGTCTTCAACACTGTTCCTTTTGTTCCTCATGCCCACCTTGAATCTCCGGGCCAGAAACTTATTTTTCATCTCCAGAAAGTTCCCCTTATTGGCTTCAGTTTTAAATGGCTCATTGATAATGGCAAACTGagcatcattctggatgtcctgcCACCGTGCATAGCCATGGCTGCCAATGAAGGAAGACGACCATCAAGGAATTTAACAGGAATGGCCTGGGCTTGATCTCCCCAAAGGGTGGCACTGTGCCCCCTTCTCTGGGTGTGGACTCCTCTTCCCTGTAACTCCCCTCTCTCTAGGTTGTAAGaaccttttttttcttgtatttgtatCAAAGGATACAGAACAATCCCAGCCAGAAGCCAATAGTCATGTCTTCGGTGCCAGATTTCATTGAGTTTCCCCGAGGAAATAGCTGCCCGTTCCTCATTCTGCCACAGTGTGTGAAGCTCTGAAAAGAGGATGGAAGATAGATGAGGCATCAGGAATTTTCAAACCACATCCAACCCAACAAACAGGTAGAGATGAGGGAACTGAATAGTGGTGGAGGACGCTAAGGGCTCTTTATGAGGGACAGGTCAAGGTTAGAGTAGGGTTAAAATAGATGGTTAAAAAAGTAGTTACAAACAAGGTTCAAGTTAGAATTAAGAATAAAGgtagagcccagccagcatggctcagtagtcgAGCGttaacctacgaaccaggaggtcagggtttgattcctggtcagggcacatggccagggtggggcatgcaggaggcagccgatcaatgattctctcccatcattgatgtttctctctctccctctccctttctcgctgaaatcaataaaaaaaaaaaaaagtaataaataaataaataaataaaggtagaATTAAAGACAACTTTAGAGTTAAgagtacagacagtccttgggttacacTGGACTAGACTTAggttgtttcgtggttacgtcgccatctcccatttacttatataaaaaaaaagattctgtaattttgatgtatgtacatatgtgctttatgttttttattatttatttaccacaaggtcaggaattgttatctttgttttaatttttttttactgtttcacttcatcaCTGCGGTGTATGTGTTCCCTGTGAGTGACGTatgtgcttatgtaggtgggttccgactgaCGCGAAAATCGTGTTACGTCGCGCCGTAGGAACGGAGctccgacgtaacctgaggaccacTGTACACTTAAGAAGGACTGAGGGCAAGGAGTAGAGACAGTGTGTATCATTTCATTGGCAATTACTTGGAATTAAGGCCTCAGGCAAAAAGAGAGACCCCATGAGGATGAGCACATCCCAGTGAAAAATAGGTGGCAGTAAGCGACACCCACCCACCTGTAAAGCCGCCATCTGCAATATTGAACATGAACCGTGgcttctctgccttctcctcacGTCGCCCATTGGATCGTGGCTCGTCTCGGGGCCCAGACCGAAGCTCCCGGCCGCCTTTCACATCTTCTGCTAGGGCAGATGGGACAGAGCTCACACCTGAGGAGTCTCCTTCCAGACCCCATGACTACCCCCTGTGCTCTGCTGGAACTGGGAATAGCAACCCACCCAGGTGCCAGGCATTTGGTCCCCCAGACTCCACCTCCCCTGATTCCCTCTGGTTCCCAAGTGTCCAGTCCTTCCACCCATTACCTCTCTTGCCCAAATCCCCTGTTTCCCCCTCTGGCCTCTCCCTGTGTTCCTGTCCATCCAAcggcttctcctcccccctctctcctggcGTCGACTctgtggctgtgggagggggtaagggacaggaagggagaatGTCACCCTCATTCCCTGAACCCAGAAGAGGGAACCCCCAAATTCTAAGCCCATCCCCCCTAAGTCCATGCACCCACCTGACTTCTCTCTGTCCCCCCGGTACCCAGGTTCAGGCTCCATCTCTCCAGCCACCCCTGGCTCCTCGTCCTCCAGAGGAATCTTCCTTGACTCCGGCCGTTCCCCGAGCGatagggctgggctgggggcatcAGCCTGGGAGACAATGAGTCTGGATGAACTGAGGGTTCCCAGACACCTGACCTTCAAGAccccccttccttctccttagAGGAGCCAGGTCGCCACACACCTCTGTCTCCATCTTCTCCCCAATTTTGCTATTCTTCTCTGGCTTCTCCTCCTGGTTTTCAGCTTCATCCTTCTCAAGTGGCGTCCTTACGCCATCTCCTTTCTCACTGGGAGCTGGAGTAGCTACAGGGGGAAGGCAGAGTGAAGAAGGCAGAAACTCCCCACCTTGACCCCAATCCCTCTGTGTCTGGCCCCACCCGATACCGGCCTCATCTCCATCTCTCCAGCTATGCTGCCCCATTACCAGGCTTAGAGGTGCAGGGGCTGTTGGCAGCAGAAGCCTCGGGGGTGGTGGGAGACGTTTTGGTGGGAGAGGAGGCTCTGGAGGAGCGCTTGGAGTCAGCACTGGGGTCAGGCATCAGCTCAGGCATCGACCAGCGCCCATTGATGTGCTCAAACTCTTGtacctgaggggagagggagtgtcACAGACACAGGATCTGCTTCAGGCAATGGACACCAAGGAGCTCCAGTCCCCCGTCTCATCTTGAACCAGCCTGAGTCTGGAACTCAGGGACGCAAGACAGAGGAAGGACAGGGGCCAGGCAGCCAGCTTGGCCCTTTTGGTGAGGAGAAGACtgtaccttattttttaaaataattctttattgttgaaagtattacatatgtccctctctccccccattgatcccctccaacCTGCCCCAGACCCAGGCCCTAACCGCCCCACTGTCTGTGTGCATGGGCCATGTGATACCTTCTTCTTGACGAGAGACATGACTCCAATGCGGGTCAATACTTGCTGGCGACTCAGGCCCTCCCGAGGGACCCCGTCGGCAAATGTTTCAGAGCCGTCTGCCCCGGGCTCACAGAGATGGCGCATGAACAAAGACACGTAGGCCCTAAGAACCATGGGGATTGAAGGTGGGTTAGAAGAGCCTTAAGAAGGACAGGGGTTACAGAACCCCTGAACCCTAAATTCCTCAGGTGCCTCCGGGGGTCCTCCTGAGCCTCTCCAAATCCTAAACCCCCATCTGCCCCTCCCCTtgttcttccactctctctttggCTTTGGTACTTCATTCCTAGGCCCCATCAGTCAGCTCCTCATCCTTTTCACCAGCTCCCCTGCCCGGCTAATGGCCAAATAAATGTGAGGCAAGGACAGTCTAGGAGAGGCTCCTCTCGTAACCACCTCTCCCATGGGGGAAAAAGCCCGGCCTCTCTACTCTCAGCTCGTCTGAGGGAAGGTGGGTCAGGCTAAGCCCACCTCCCAGGAAACCGAGCTAGGACTGTTGTACGGCAGGGAGCGTGATGGTCAGCTGAGTAAGATCACATCATATGgggccaagaggaaggagcacacACCCAAAGCTCTTACCCTTTCACCCAACTCGGTCCCGTATCACCCACACTCACTTGAACTCTTTCTCAGTCTTGCCCCTTAGGTCTCGCACCAGCCACTGAGTGGTGAAGGCATCCTGCGGCGGCATCCCCCAGCGCATCACGGCATTGAGGAAAGCCTTCCGCTGACGGGTGTTGAACCCCAACACCtagggagaggagggagcgggAGATGACGTCCAGGCTTCTCATTTCTTGGTCCTTTCTCCCTCAGTGACTCAATTTCCGaccccagctttcattctctccTTAGGGAACTCCGGGGCGCCCGGGCCCAGCTCTCACCTCAATGTTGCCCCCAACGCGAGCCAGCAGTGGAGGCAGTGGCTTATCTTTTTCATTCCGGAGCTGCCTCTTTGACTGTCGACGCCCTGGACAGGGATGACCCCAGCAAGTAGATCCATTACTTCTTCCACCCCCAGTCCTGCCAACACCCCATTCCCACAAGATAAAGAACTCGGGGAAGGCCTGTGACATGTCTGAGGCATTTCTAATTTTCTTCCAAGCACTTTCAGAACTACTAACTCAGTAGTTCTAAAAGAATCAAGTCATATTGAAAAATTACTATTAAATATTTGATGCAAGCAAGAttactgatgggaatgtaaaatgatgcaaccTTTCTTTATCTTTCATTTAGGCATCTAAGCTTGTGTGGTTATATACTCCGAATTTTAACAGTGGTGAGGTTAgggatatttctttctttctgctcatCTGTaatctttactttttcttaaaaaaaaaaaaaaaagggcatttatttatataaaaactggGCTTAAAGGACAATAGGAAGTGAAATGAGAAGAGATGTGGTAGAAAGTCAGGAAAGTAGATGCCACCTTCAGGACGCTCATCAAagtcttcatcctcctcctctgATCCCACCGAGTATTCTGACTGGTTATCTGCAAGGGGAAAGGCCTCAGTGTCAGCGATGGCTCCCTGGACAAGCCCTTTCCTCCTGGATGCCTCCTGGGGATGCTGGATGACGTCCGCAGTCTGACTTCAAAGCCATATATCCTGAACCATGTCCACACACCTTGTCTCTGACCCCTCCTGAATCCTGGGTAACCCACTTTAAACAAGGACTCCTGGGTGTCCATAGGaaccctccaccaccaccaaataGTTTAGATCACTCGCGAATCCACCTGGCCTCTGGGTAGCTCCTACTGATCCCTCCTAATCCCTTTCCCCTTTAAGAAAGAAGGCCCAGCTTCCAGGCCTCTCTCTTTCCTGGAATGCCCCAGCCTCAGGCCCCTCCTCTTCTCAGTTcctgcacggggggggggggggggggggggggggtcctcaccTTGGTCCTCTTGAGCAGCATCGTTGTAGTTGACTTGCTTGCGAACCCGCTTGCCCTTGCCGAGGTTCCGGGCTAGGTCTTCCTGCTGCTGCTCATAGTGATGCCTCAGCAGCTTTTCCCAGTAGTCAGGGTCCACGTTCTCCTCCTGCTTGATGATCTCCCGTTCGATCTCCTCAATCTGAACAGCAGGAGAATGAACGCTGGTGGCTTCCCGCTTCACCCAGTCCTTCTCCCTCCTGCCGCCTAGATCTCAGCTCTGCATACATTTTCCGGACATCGCACGTTTTCCTGTTCCTTATCTCTTACCTTCAGTACGCTCCTCCTCGTTATTTCCCTCTCGAAACTTCTCCTCTAGTGCCCTCTGCGTCCCCCCTGCTCTGACGCAGAAAGCACCCTTCCGTGTGTACCAGTGCAGTGCTTTCTGTGCCTAAGTCTTTCTCCACAGTCCAGTTTGACCCAGACCAAGCAGTTGTTTGTGGCTCACTACTGCTCTTTGCTGGGCACTAAGATAAAAGATCAGATAAAAAACAAGAGGAAAGGGATCCTCCTACTTTGAGGTCCAGTAAAGGAAACCGCCCCTCAGAGTTGGCCTGGGATAGACAGTCCCTACCTCGCCCCAGCCTCTCACCTTGTCTTCCTCCCGCACCACATACTGGGCCACCTTGAAGGAACTGAGATATTCGTTCATATTCTGCACGTCAGTGTCTTCGGTTGCATCCTGGTTTCGGTCCAACAGCCGAGCAATGGCCTCATTGTCATAGTGAATCACGCTGCTGTCCTCCTCCTTGTTCTCCCCTGGTGGACATGGGGAACAAGAGGGAACTCTTGAGTTCCAACCAAAGTCTCGGGCAGAACTTTAAAAAGATCCAAGGAAAGCATTCCACTCTGCTTCCCTTCCACAGGAGCTCTGGAGAAGGCCCTTTCCCTGGAAGTCAATGTAGTGATTTGTTGTTTTCAAGCCTACATGAAAGGAAAGGGGCCAACTTTCTCCACAGACTGAACAGAACAGTTTTTCTCCAAGGGTTTCAGAAGAGAAGTGCTCACGGGAGAGCAGGGGCCAGTTTGAAGAAGTTGCAAAAGAAGTTCTCACCCTCGTTCTCATCCTTAAATAGTTCCTCAGTGCCAAATTTGAGGATGTCATCCAGCTCCTGCTTGGACATGGAGCCCGCCttggagcccagcccagggcgcACTACCAGGTGGGTCAGCATCATCTTTCTCTTGGCCACTTGTGTGATCCGCTCTTCCACTGATGCACGAGTCACAAACCGGTAAATCATTACTTTGTTGGCCTGGCCGATTCGATGAGCGCGGCTAAAGGCCTGCAGGAGTGGGAGAAAGTGAGCACGGGCCAGGGGAGTGGCAGAGGAAATGCCATCAACATGTTCCGGAAAGGAGACCGGCAAGGAAGAGTCTTCTATCTGTCCCCccagaggttttttttgttttgttttgttttttttgttaatcaatttcattgatttttagggagagtaggagagggaaggacacagagaaaaatcaatgtgagagaaacacatcgatttgttgcctcctgcaagagcccgactagggcccgggccggggaggagcctgcaaccaaggtacgtgaccttgactggaatcgaacccgggaccctttggtctgcaggccgacgttctatccactgagccaaactggctaggggccCCCAGAGGTTTATTTCTGACCCCAGAACATGACACCCTCCTCCATGAACCAAAGCCTCCTTGCCAAATGGTGCAGAAGCTCTAGGAGGCGAGTTCTCACCTGGATGTCATTATGAGGGTTCCAGTCAGAATCGAAGATGATGACAGTGTCTGCCGTGGCCAGATTGATGCCCAAGCCCCCAGCTCGGGTGGACAGGAGGAAGCAGAATTGTTGGGCCCCAGGAGCTAAGAGGAGTGAATCAGGAGATAAGGCTTTTCTTGTAGCCAGCAATTCAGTCTACCTGTTCCTAGATATTCCCTGACTACAAACAACCATGTCCCCAACTCAAAAGCCCAAGGGGCTTATATCCTCCCAGAAgaggcccctcccagcccagggaccTATGCCCTGGTTTCTCAGGCCTCCCGCAGTGGGACCAAGGCATCTATCTCCCCGCTTACCGTTGAATCTATCAATGGCCTCCTGCCTCAGGGCACCAGTGATGCCACCATCGATGCGCTCATACTTGTAGCCTTCGTAGTCTAAGAAATCCTCTAGCAAGTCTAACATTTTGGTCATCTAGAGCAGGGAAAAGAAGAGCCCAGAATGAGGAGGTAGTGGGGTGTGCCCTGGCTGTTCTGACTATCCCTTTACTTTCCCTCAACCCCAATCTTTACCCTTGTCTCCCTGCACTCCTAAGCTCCCCTGGTGCTGCTTCCCCCAGGCCCCTCTCATTCCACATTCTTGTCATAATTTCTTCTTGATTTCAGATCATTTCTCCTAAGGCAGAGACTCTTCTCTGAGACCCACGAAAAGTTttcaaagaaatctataaatccCCTAAAAACCTGTATACAACTGTTTAATTGTGCAGCTTTTCTGGAGAGTGGACCCATAGCTTTCATAAGATTTCCAAAAGgtctgcctctcctcccctctccaatAAGGTTAACAAATAGAAATAGCTACCAGCCCCCCAGAGACCTCCTTGAAGAGGCAGATGGTTCACCCTCCCATTCTCTCCATGAGGCTTAAAATAAATTGACTACAATTTCCAAAGAACAGGGACCAGGGTCCAAGAGGAACTTAGCTATACCAGAAACTTAAGGGTGAATCTCCTAATCTCTCATCCCATGGCAGGCACAGGAAGGAGGCAAGGGATTAGTCGGATGGTGGGAATGAAGCGCAGGGCTGGGTCACCTGTGAGAAGATGAGCACTCTGTGTCCTTGCTCCTTTAGCTTCCGCAGCATCTTCTGCAGCAGCATGAGCTTCCCAGACGACTTAATAAGGGCCCCACCCTCATAAGCCCCACTGGGGAGTTTTGGGGACTCCTggacaagagggagaaaggaggagaggatAAGGAAACATACCCCTATATTCTAACTGTGCCTAGGAAAGCTAGAAGCCCAAATCCAGCCTCCACACCTTTAAAATTCCTACTCCTCTCAGAAATCCAGTCCCAGCTTCAGCCCTGTGCTCAACACCTCCCACTGTTAGAAAGCCAGGCATGTACTAATCAGTTCCCAGCTCGTGTATCTACCATAGCAGCCACAGGAAAGAGGTATGGATGGTTGCAGCACTTCTTAAGATCCATCATGATGTTAAGCAGTGACACCTGGTTCCCACCGCCTCGTGAATTCAAGGCCTCAAAATTTCGAGTCAGGATATACTTGTAGTATTTCCTGAAGACCGGGGTTGAGGGTAGAGAAGAAACACAATACAATAAATGATTATGATGTTGCACTTGATCACCAACTCTTGGAAAGCTGCCAACAAACGCCCAACCCCGGGCCCAGGTAACCCGCCTTGCATCTCACTTCTGCATGGGGCTCAGCTCCACTCGAACGATGAGCTCTGTCTTGGCTGGCATGTTCTTAAAGACGTCAGCCTTGAGCCTCCGAAGCATATGTGGCCCCAGCAAATCATGCAGTTTTTTAATCTGGTCTTCTTTGGATATGTCTGCaaactcctccaggaagccctccaggtTGCTAGTAGCCAGGAGGAGATGTGAACAGCTGTCAGGTTCTTTGCCTCTGAACTCAAGCTCTATTCTTCACTTCAGATGAACCCTCCACCCACTTGTTTTAGCCCCCCCCGCCCTCTCATTTCTGCAGACTACCCTAAGCAGCTACTTACTTAAACCTTTCTGGGGTGAGGAAGTTCAGCAGGTGAAAAAGCTCTTCCAGATTATTTTGCAATGGAGTCCCTGTTAGCAGTAATTTATGATCTATCTTGTAGCCATTGAGGACCCTGAAAAACTAGAAAATGGGACAAGAAGACAGGAGAAAGGGCCCATCAGTGGCAAATGGTTGGCCCACAGTATCAACCTTTTCCTGCCTCCagcttccatttcctccaggaTCAGAGGCTCCAAGTCCCTAGCCCTCACCCTCTTCCACCCTGGACTTCTCCCAGAGGTTCTCCGGCATCTTGCCTCCTGGACTACAGAGGAGCCCCTGGTACTTAGTATTTTAGGGTTAAGGCAAGTCGGAGTCCACACCTCAAGCTTCTGAGGCCTGAGCGTCGCACTCACCTTGGACTGGTTGTTCTTGAGTCGATGGGCCTCATCCACCACGAGGCAGGCCCAGCGGATGGAGCCAAGTGCTGCCTGATCAATGGTGATCAACTCATACGATGTCAGGAGAACATGGAACTTCACCTGTGCCTCCCTCTGCCAACACAACATTATCCATTCGGCTGCCACCCGACACCCCAGCCCCTAGACCCCCATTTTCTACCGGGGCACCCTGTCCTGACCATGACTGCCAAAGGGACTCGGTTATCCTGTCCTCCAACTTTGGCTCCATGCAGGGATCACTGAACATGGCCCCCAAACTTGCACCACATGTCCAGTATGGACAGATCCATGTACACCCCTGGGAGTACCTACTACATCTCCAGGGCAGGAATGCAGAGAGGTGAGGGTGGGTAAAGGAGGAAGACGCTGGGTGAGGAATAAAGAAACTGAAATCCTGTTGGGGTAAAGAAATGACAGATTTGAGGTCTAAGAGGATATGAAGCAGAGGGGCTTACCTTCATCTTAAAGGCTTTCTTGCCGCCTTTGATGGCATTATCTTCAAAGGAAAACTCATTCTCACGAATGATGGCCCGGCTGTCCTTGTCACCCGTGTATGTCACCACATAAAACTTGGGTGCCCACATCTGGAACTCCCGCTCCCAATTGATGATGGTAGAGAGCGGGGCACTCACCAGGAAGGGACCCTTTGTGTGGCCCTGGGAGTAGAGGGTAGGGGGGACCATTAGTAGGTTGTATACCCCAGTCCCCTGCCTGTCACaccgcgcccccccgccccgcctccatCCTCCATTCCCTCATTCCCCAGGCCAGGCTAGGCCTCGGCCTGGCTTCCCCCTCAGGAGCCCCAGAATTCAGCACCTCCTTATAGAGTGAGTAGAGGAAGACGATGGTTTGTATGGTCTTGCCCAGCCCCATCTCATCAGCCAGAATGGTGTCGGTGCCCTGGGCCCATGAGAAACGTAGCCAATTCAACCCTTCCAGCTGATACATGTGCAGTGTGCCTCCAGTGGCTGTGATAAACCGTGGCTGAGTCTCATATTTCACTGTAGGCTGTAGAGTTAAGAAGTCAAAAAGCTCAAGGAAACTGTCAGCTGTCTTGgtctcctcctctgccctcctccctggcACTGGTACCAAGTTGGGTCACAATTCCCTTTACCACAGCCAGCGCTCGTGGAAGTTCTAGTCTTTAGTCCCTCCCCCTCGTTCCTTAAAACAACACCCAGCAGCACTGCGGGGAAGGACGCTGGTGGAAGGGTCCTATGTGCTTCTGTCTCTAgcggctctctctctcttatgCCAAAATCCCTAGCCACTCCTGGGGCAAGGCTGAATATTGAAGAAAGAGCTACTATTCAAAGAAGCTGTTGAAACTCTGGGAAGTTCCGTCAGTAGCCTCTGGGAAATGTTCAATCACCATGGCCCCAGAAACGAGAGGAAAGCCGTGAGAGGACTTACGTCGTTAGTAGGAGAATTGGGAGGCCCATCAccctgcagctccttcttcttcttcttatacTTCCGGGGCTGGGCGGGGTCCTCTCCCATAATTAGTTCTCTGGGAAAAGAGTGGGTCCTGAGTGAGGCCTGGTTCTTGGTACCCCCCCTCTTCGGAACTCATTCCAGACCTATCTCCCACTTCCCATAATCTACGTATTCTCCCAGGCTTTGTACCCTCACCCTTAGAGTTCACCTCTACAGCTAACTCTCCGTACCCCTGAGCACCCTCTTTCTCATTGCTCAGGCTAAATCATATTTCTGTTCCACACACTGCCTCTTCACCAACCCCACCCCAAACAACCTAACCCAGGTTCCCAATGTCCTAAATTCTAGATAGGTCTGTCCCTCCCTACTGTACCTCATTTTATGCTAAAGGTTTAGCTTTTATGCCTCTATCCTCGGACTCCCTCTAACTCATGACATAGCTCCCTTACCGGTGTCTCCAGTAGCTTTGCTTATGGTCTTCATATTCGGGGATATTCATTTCATCTTCCTCCCACGTGGACTGGTCATATGGCAAGTCCCTCCATTTTACTAAATAGTGGTAATTTCCCTTTTTATCCACACTGTGGGACAGGAGGAGAAAAATAATATGGATCACAAGTaggaaaaaatcataataaacaCAATTATCAGCGAACATGCATAATTTGTCACTGAATCCACAATGTTGGCCACTAAAAGGGAATTCAGAATGGCTGAAATACTACCTTAACTTTTTCAGAATGGCTTCCTAAAAATCAACTACCAAAGAGCACCCCTGGGGCCCTCGCtagtttggcgcagtggatagagcgtcggccttggGACGGACGGggctcaggttcaattccggtcgaagacacatgccttggttgcaggctagatcctggccctgggtggggaatgtatgggaggcaaccaactgatgtgtctctctcacatcgatgtttctctttgtctctcccttcccgtctactctctctatatatcaatgggaaaaatattctcgagtgaggattaacaaaaaacacacaaacccgCCCCTGGGCTTCAATATCACTTGTCCATCCAATCAGTATTTACTAAGCATctactctatgccaggcactggtgAGTCAGGGGTGAACAGAAGAGACAAATGATTCTATTCTCATGGAGCTCATATTCTGCTGGGGAAGGcaacaatgaaacagaaaaataaattatagcacTAGGCAGTAATAAGCACTATGAAGAAAGAAATACTAAAAGCACTGTATTTAGTAGAAATactaaaaacatgtttttcatgTTTTGCTTTCATGCCCTGATCCCCAGACGCACGTGTCATTTCCTGTGCTATTAGAGATTAAAGGAAGCAATGGCAAAAAGTCAGTGCTGGCTGGGCTTTCCCCCTGGAGTCTTTCATCCCCATAGAGGAAACAAGGCCAgaagggctggggctgcagcaggagtTATTCAGATAGGTCAATTATTTGGTTAATTAACAAATGCTAACATGCGGCCATACTTCCAACAAGAAGGGCGGCACATCCCAGAGCCAAGGCCTTCCCAGGGACCGAGAATTCACCTGTGGTTGATGATACGGTGGACCGTCATCCACTCTGGCTTGATGCCAAAACGATAATATTTCTCCTCCATCTCAGCGTAGTGCGGATCTTTCACCTTGCGCTTGTCACTCTTCCCATCATCCTCACCAGAGCCATAGTCCAGGGGTGGGGGCTCATCCATGTCATTCTTCCGTTGGTAGTTTCGGTACATTACCAAGTGGAAGATTTCCAGCTgatggggcacagaggatggtgGGGAAGAGACAACCCTACCATCCCAGGGAAcaaaggggagaaggaagacgCCACCAGGGGAAGCGCATGGAAAGGGGAGCGATGAGAGAGATGGGATGCGACACACAAATTAAAGCGAAAGCAGGAGAATACAATGAAGCAGAACAGAGTCGGGATGTGTGTGGGGATGTAATAAGCAAAGGAGGCAGGGAGTAGGTTTATTAAGATCGAGACTATAGCCCGGCCAGcgggctcagtggtttagcatcgactatgaaccaggaggtcacggtttgattcccggtctggacatatgcctgggttgcgggctcagtccccagtctagggcatgcaggaggcagctgatcgatgattctttctcaccactgatgttctgtctgtctctctctccctttcccttcctctctgaaaccaataaaaacattttaaaaaaattgagaatatAGGTAAAACATGGTTAAAGTTAGATAAGAAATGGGATTAAGGAAGACTATGTTATAACTGAGGGAAGAAATCTAATAAAAACTGAGAGAAATGCcaaaaccggtgtggctcagtggattgagcgttggcctgcggactgaagggtcccaggttcgattccggtcaagggcatgtaccttggttgcgggcatatccccagtggggggtgtgcaggaggcagctgatcgatgtttctctctcatcgatgtttttaactctctatccctctcccgtcctctccgtaaaaaatcaataaaatatatttaaaaaaaaaaaactgagagaAAGGACTAGAGACCAAGAACACCACATTTTCAAACTAAGAAAGTAGGTATGGTGTGAGGGCCTAAGGCTTGATGTGAGGGAAAGCAAAATCTG
The genomic region above belongs to Myotis daubentonii chromosome 16, mMyoDau2.1, whole genome shotgun sequence and contains:
- the CHD3 gene encoding chromodomain-helicase-DNA-binding protein 3 isoform X2, whose protein sequence is MASPLRDEEEEEEEMVVSEEEEEEEDEGDEEEEEVEAADEDDEDDDEGILGRGPGHDRGRDRDRHSPPACHLFPPPPPPPPPPPPDKDDIRLLPSALGVKKRKRGPKKQKENKPGKPRKRKKLDSEEEFGSERDEYREKSESGGSEYGTGPGRKRRRKHREKKEKKTKRRKKGEGDGGPKPGVSQQVEQKSSATLLLTWGLEDVEHVFSEEDYHTLTNYKAFSQFMRPLIAKKNPKIPMSKMMTILGAKWREFSANNPFKGSAAAVAAAAAAAAAAVAEQVSAAVSSATPIAPSGSPALPLPPAADIQPPPIRRAKTKEGKGPGHKRRSKSPRVPDGRKKLRGKKMTPLKIKLGLLGGKRKKGSSDEGPEPEAEESDLDSGSVHSASGRPDGPVRTKKLKRGRPGRKKKKVLGCPAVAGEEEVDGYETDHQDYCEVCQQGGEIILCDTCPRAYHLVCLDPELDRAPEGKWSCPHCEKEGVQWEAKEEEEEYEEEGEEEGEKEEEDDHMEYCRVCKDGGELLCCDACISSYHIHCLNPPLPDIPNGEWLCPRCTCPMLKGRVQKILHWRWGEPPVAVPAPPQVDGNPDAPPPRPLQGRSEREFFVKWVGLSYWHCSWAKELQLEIFHLVMYRNYQRKNDMDEPPPLDYGSGEDDGKSDKRKVKDPHYAEMEEKYYRFGIKPEWMTVHRIINHSVDKKGNYHYLVKWRDLPYDQSTWEEDEMNIPEYEDHKQSYWRHRELIMGEDPAQPRKYKKKKKELQGDGPPNSPTNDPTVKYETQPRFITATGGTLHMYQLEGLNWLRFSWAQGTDTILADEMGLGKTIQTIVFLYSLYKEGHTKGPFLVSAPLSTIINWEREFQMWAPKFYVVTYTGDKDSRAIIRENEFSFEDNAIKGGKKAFKMKREAQVKFHVLLTSYELITIDQAALGSIRWACLVVDEAHRLKNNQSKFFRVLNGYKIDHKLLLTGTPLQNNLEELFHLLNFLTPERFNNLEGFLEEFADISKEDQIKKLHDLLGPHMLRRLKADVFKNMPAKTELIVRVELSPMQKKYYKYILTRNFEALNSRGGGNQVSLLNIMMDLKKCCNHPYLFPVAAMESPKLPSGAYEGGALIKSSGKLMLLQKMLRKLKEQGHRVLIFSQMTKMLDLLEDFLDYEGYKYERIDGGITGALRQEAIDRFNAPGAQQFCFLLSTRAGGLGINLATADTVIIFDSDWNPHNDIQAFSRAHRIGQANKVMIYRFVTRASVEERITQVAKRKMMLTHLVVRPGLGSKAGSMSKQELDDILKFGTEELFKDENEGENKEEDSSVIHYDNEAIARLLDRNQDATEDTDVQNMNEYLSSFKVAQYVVREEDKIEEIEREIIKQEENVDPDYWEKLLRHHYEQQQEDLARNLGKGKRVRKQVNYNDAAQEDQDNQSEYSVGSEEEDEDFDERPEGRRQSKRQLRNEKDKPLPPLLARVGGNIEVLGFNTRQRKAFLNAVMRWGMPPQDAFTTQWLVRDLRGKTEKEFKAYVSLFMRHLCEPGADGSETFADGVPREGLSRQQVLTRIGVMSLVKKKVQEFEHINGRWSMPELMPDPSADSKRSSRASSPTKTSPTTPEASAANSPCTSKPATPAPSEKGDGVRTPLEKDEAENQEEKPEKNSKIGEKMETEADAPSPALSLGERPESRKIPLEDEEPGVAGEMEPEPGYRGDREKSATESTPGERGEEKPLDGQEHRERPEGETGDLGKRAEDVKGGRELRSGPRDEPRSNGRREEKAEKPRFMFNIADGGFTELHTLWQNEERAAISSGKLNEIWHRRHDYWLLAGIVLHGYARWQDIQNDAQFAIINEPFKTEANKGNFLEMKNKFLARRFKLLEQALVIEEQLRRAAYLNLSQEPAHPAMALHARFAEAECLAESHQHLSKESLAGNKPANAVLHKGKGRGGPARGRAHNAASEPAGGVAERHEGRRDPPAGHAVSNTPHRSPPSDVRAQHPQPAGQQGHGASPHTGLSPGSLRHTPGVRGGLQLRSRRGSGRRRRQLQPDACRVLHHSRHQRPSSAGEEGEGNGGGISVRRAGPEGAPSRGGDLYRRLTGSQACPSPRPRARGRPPAQTLGSAANPPPSPPAGPPLG